From one Staphylococcus kloosii genomic stretch:
- a CDS encoding DHH family phosphoesterase: MTEIFNEIMEEIEQYETIIIHRHVRPDPDAYGSQLGLQGYLKAKFPHKNIYAVGEREPSLDFIGTFDDIKDEVYQEALVIVCDTANSPRVSDSRYNLGQKLIKIDHHPAVDQYGDLNYVNTEASSTSEIISDFINYFNDFSIIDGSIARLLYIGIVGDTGRFLFNNTTPHTMEVASQLLTFDFNHNEELNNLAEKDPKLLPFQGYVLQNFDLNEHGFCKVIITTEVLEQFNIAANEASLFVNTIADIKGLKIWLFAVDEGNEIRCRIRSKGIVINDVASDFGGGGHPNASGVSVDSWETFEKLATALNNKL, from the coding sequence ATGACAGAGATATTTAATGAGATTATGGAAGAAATAGAACAATATGAAACGATAATTATACATAGACATGTGCGCCCAGATCCCGATGCTTATGGCTCACAACTAGGATTGCAAGGTTATTTAAAAGCTAAATTTCCACATAAAAATATATATGCTGTAGGGGAACGTGAACCTTCTTTAGATTTTATTGGCACGTTTGATGATATTAAGGATGAAGTTTATCAAGAAGCGCTTGTAATAGTTTGTGATACAGCAAATTCTCCACGAGTGAGTGATTCAAGATATAACTTAGGACAAAAGCTAATTAAAATTGACCATCATCCAGCAGTTGATCAATATGGAGACCTTAATTACGTTAACACTGAGGCTTCTTCAACAAGTGAAATCATCAGTGATTTTATTAATTACTTTAATGATTTTTCAATTATCGATGGTTCGATTGCTAGATTGTTATATATTGGTATTGTTGGAGATACTGGAAGATTTTTATTTAACAACACGACACCACATACGATGGAAGTCGCTAGTCAATTATTAACATTTGATTTTAACCATAATGAAGAACTAAACAATTTAGCGGAAAAAGATCCTAAATTGTTACCGTTCCAAGGTTATGTTTTACAAAATTTTGATTTGAATGAGCACGGCTTTTGTAAGGTGATTATCACTACAGAAGTCTTAGAGCAGTTTAATATCGCAGCAAACGAAGCCTCATTGTTTGTTAATACAATTGCTGATATTAAAGGCTTGAAAATTTGGTTGTTCGCAGTAGACGAAGGTAATGAAATTAGATGCCGCATCCGCTCTAAAGGTATTGTGATAAATGATGTCGCAAGTGATTTCGGTGGTGGTGGCCATCCAAATGCTTCAGGCGTTTCAGTCGATAGCTGGGAGACATTTGAAAAATTAGCTACAGCATTAAATAATAAATTATAA
- a CDS encoding DNA polymerase III subunit alpha gives MVAYLNIHSAYDLLNSSLKIHDVVTKATNEGYTALAITDTNVLYSYPQFYDACISANIKPIFGMTLWLTDGLTSLETVVLAKNNQGLTDLIKLSSAIKMKDKIETSYEWLSKYAAELIIIFKDVTDEHQNIVEQFNSHADLYINHSSKAIIDVPMVWLQSANYLNREDANTITALNAIRDNKKLDLVNEPIDYHTHVLSEDELFDLDVPKEAFDNTDHIAQLCTAELNYHQNLLPKFPTPDNLSSKNYLMQILRQQLEEKELNHNNSYRQRLNYEFKIITDMGFEDYFLIVSDLIHYAKTNDVLVGPGRGSSAGSLVSFLLDITTIDPIKYDLLFERFLNPERVTMPDIDIDFEDTKRDKVIQYVQEKYGDNHVAGIVTFGHLLARAVARDVGRIIGFDDVTLNEVSKLIPHKLGITLDDAYKDEAFKDFVHRNHRNERWFEICKKLEGLPRHTSTHAAGIIINDQPIYNYAPLTLGDNGILTQWTMTEAERIGLLKIDFLGLRNLSIIHQIVKQVKYDLNITIDIEQIPFDDDEVFRLLSSGDTTGIFQLESDGIRNVLKKLQPEHFEDIVAVTSLYRPGPMEEIPTYITRRHEPSKVEYLHADLAPILKKTYGVIIYQEQIMQIASKFAGFSYGEADILRRAMSKKNRAVLENERQHFVKGAVNNGYEEQLSKQIFDLILKFADYGFARAHAVSYSKIAYIMTYLKVHYPNYFYANILSNIIGSEQKTAAIIDEAKHQHIEILPPHINYSHWFYKATPNGIYLSLGAIKGVGYQSVKLIIETRQSGGNFKDFFDFARRIPKRIKTRKLLEALILVGAFDQLGQNRATLLQSIDQVLDDVSSIEQDDLIFDVLTPKTTYEDKEELPDKVLSDYEKEYLGFYISTHPVEKAFNKKQYLGIYKLTNAVNNKPIFIQLENVKKIRTKNGQNMAFITINDGNNTMDGVVFPDVYKKYEQLLSEESMLTVRGKFERRNNKLQLIISQMSSLETFEQAIMQNARQIVIRQNKDIAEIDQLSTEKTEQSLPVEFYDETTNKMNFIGYINNDDISQFILHFDPADIRII, from the coding sequence TTGGTTGCATATTTAAATATTCATTCGGCATATGACTTGCTTAATTCAAGTTTGAAAATCCATGATGTCGTGACTAAAGCAACTAATGAAGGCTATACAGCTTTAGCCATTACTGATACTAATGTGCTGTATAGTTATCCTCAATTCTATGATGCGTGTATAAGCGCTAATATTAAGCCTATTTTTGGCATGACATTATGGTTAACTGATGGATTAACGTCATTAGAAACGGTAGTGTTGGCTAAAAATAATCAAGGCTTAACAGATTTAATAAAATTATCATCGGCAATTAAAATGAAAGATAAGATTGAAACAAGCTACGAGTGGTTATCTAAATATGCTGCTGAATTAATTATTATTTTCAAAGATGTTACTGATGAACACCAAAATATTGTGGAACAATTCAACTCACATGCTGATCTTTACATTAATCATTCAAGTAAAGCGATTATAGATGTTCCAATGGTATGGTTACAAAGTGCCAACTATCTTAATAGAGAAGACGCAAATACGATTACAGCCTTGAATGCGATTCGAGACAATAAAAAATTAGATTTAGTCAATGAACCTATTGATTATCATACGCATGTGTTAAGTGAAGATGAGTTGTTTGATTTAGACGTGCCTAAAGAAGCTTTTGATAATACAGACCATATAGCACAATTATGTACGGCTGAATTGAACTATCACCAAAATCTGTTACCTAAATTTCCTACGCCGGATAATCTATCGTCGAAAAATTATTTAATGCAAATTCTAAGGCAACAACTAGAAGAAAAAGAATTAAATCACAATAATAGTTACCGACAACGATTAAACTATGAGTTTAAAATTATTACAGATATGGGATTTGAAGATTATTTCTTAATCGTGAGTGATTTGATTCATTATGCTAAAACAAATGATGTTTTAGTAGGCCCAGGTAGGGGGTCATCGGCCGGTTCATTAGTTAGTTTTCTATTAGATATTACGACTATTGATCCAATTAAATATGATTTGTTATTTGAACGATTTTTAAATCCTGAACGTGTTACGATGCCGGATATTGATATTGATTTTGAAGATACAAAGAGAGACAAAGTGATTCAATACGTGCAAGAAAAATATGGCGATAATCATGTTGCAGGAATTGTGACATTTGGTCATTTATTAGCGAGGGCAGTTGCACGAGATGTTGGACGTATAATAGGTTTTGATGATGTAACACTTAATGAAGTGTCGAAATTAATACCACACAAGTTAGGTATTACGCTAGATGATGCATATAAAGACGAGGCATTTAAAGATTTTGTACATCGTAATCATCGTAATGAAAGATGGTTCGAAATTTGCAAAAAATTAGAAGGTCTCCCACGTCATACATCGACACACGCAGCGGGAATTATAATTAACGATCAACCAATTTATAACTACGCACCACTTACATTAGGTGATAATGGCATTTTAACGCAGTGGACGATGACTGAAGCGGAAAGAATTGGTTTATTAAAAATCGACTTTTTAGGACTTAGAAACTTATCAATCATTCATCAAATTGTTAAACAAGTTAAATATGATTTAAATATTACAATTGACATAGAACAAATACCTTTTGATGATGACGAAGTATTTCGCTTACTATCTTCTGGTGATACCACAGGAATATTCCAGCTAGAAAGTGACGGTATACGTAACGTTTTAAAGAAATTACAGCCAGAACATTTTGAAGATATCGTAGCCGTTACATCTCTTTATAGACCAGGGCCAATGGAAGAAATTCCTACTTATATAACACGTAGGCACGAACCTTCAAAAGTTGAATATTTACATGCTGATTTAGCACCTATTTTAAAAAAGACTTATGGCGTTATTATTTATCAAGAACAAATCATGCAAATAGCTAGTAAATTTGCTGGTTTTAGTTATGGTGAAGCGGATATTTTAAGACGTGCGATGAGTAAAAAAAATAGGGCAGTACTCGAAAATGAACGCCAGCATTTTGTAAAAGGTGCCGTGAATAACGGATATGAAGAACAATTAAGTAAGCAAATTTTTGATTTGATTTTAAAATTCGCTGACTATGGCTTTGCTAGAGCGCATGCGGTAAGTTATTCTAAAATAGCTTATATTATGACTTATTTAAAAGTTCATTATCCTAATTATTTTTACGCCAATATATTAAGTAATATTATAGGCAGCGAACAAAAGACGGCTGCTATTATCGATGAAGCTAAGCACCAACATATTGAAATTTTACCGCCTCATATAAATTATAGTCATTGGTTTTATAAAGCAACGCCTAACGGTATTTACTTGTCATTAGGGGCAATAAAAGGCGTAGGCTATCAAAGTGTAAAATTAATTATTGAAACCCGACAATCCGGTGGTAATTTCAAAGACTTTTTTGATTTTGCTCGTCGTATACCTAAGCGAATTAAAACGCGTAAATTATTAGAAGCATTGATTTTAGTAGGCGCTTTCGACCAGTTAGGACAAAATCGTGCTACTTTACTTCAGTCAATAGACCAAGTATTAGATGACGTGTCTAGTATTGAACAGGATGACTTAATTTTTGACGTGCTAACACCTAAGACTACTTATGAAGATAAAGAAGAATTACCGGATAAAGTTTTGAGTGATTATGAAAAAGAATACTTAGGATTTTATATTTCGACACATCCTGTTGAAAAGGCATTTAATAAAAAGCAGTATTTGGGTATTTATAAATTAACGAATGCTGTTAATAATAAGCCGATTTTTATACAACTTGAAAATGTAAAAAAAATTCGAACTAAAAATGGTCAAAACATGGCTTTTATTACTATAAATGACGGTAATAATACGATGGATGGCGTCGTCTTTCCAGATGTCTATAAGAAATATGAACAATTATTATCCGAAGAAAGCATGTTAACTGTTAGAGGTAAATTTGAGCGTAGAAATAATAAACTACAACTTATCATTTCTCAAATGAGTAGTTTAGAGACATTTGAACAGGCAATCATGCAAAATGCACGACAAATAGTTATTCGCCAAAATAAAGACATTGCTGAAATAGATCAGCTTTCTACTGAAAAAACTGAACAAAGTTTACCAGTCGAGTTTTATGATGAAACGACTAACAAAATGAATTTTATTGGTTATATAAATAATGATGATATTTCGCAGTTTATTTTACATTTTGACCCAGCAGATATTAGAATTATATAA
- a CDS encoding NAD(P)-dependent malic enzyme, translating into MSLRDEALEMHKKNKGKLEVNAKVKVTNKEELSLAYSPGVAEPCKDIHEDKRKVFDYTMKSNTVAVVTDGSAVLGLGDIGAEASIPVMEGKAVLFKSFSGIDGIPLALDTKDTEEIIRTVKLIEPNYGGINLEDISAPRCFEIEERLKKETKIPVFHDDQHGTAIVTVAGLINALRIVDKDLSDIKVVLNGAGAAGIAIVKLLYSYGVREMVMCDSRGAIYEGRSAGMNDTKEYVAKWTNRDKVDGKLEDVIKDADVFIGVSVANLLSKEMVKSMADDPIIFAMANPDPEINPNDAKEAGAKVIGTGRSDFPNQINNVLAFPGIFRGALDVEATQINEQMKRAAVEAIADLIKPEELNPDYCIPAPFDSRVAPSVAREVAKAAMESGVARTEVDPEEIYNKTIKLTEINSK; encoded by the coding sequence ATGTCATTAAGAGATGAAGCATTAGAAATGCATAAAAAAAATAAAGGTAAACTTGAAGTAAATGCTAAAGTAAAAGTTACAAACAAAGAAGAACTAAGTTTAGCTTATTCACCAGGTGTAGCCGAACCATGTAAAGATATTCATGAAGATAAAAGAAAAGTATTTGATTATACAATGAAAAGTAATACAGTTGCCGTAGTAACTGACGGCTCTGCTGTACTAGGTTTAGGTGATATTGGTGCCGAAGCTAGTATACCTGTAATGGAAGGTAAAGCAGTATTATTTAAAAGCTTTTCAGGCATAGATGGTATTCCATTAGCTTTAGATACTAAAGATACAGAAGAAATCATTAGAACAGTAAAATTAATTGAACCAAATTATGGTGGTATTAACTTAGAAGATATTTCTGCACCACGTTGCTTTGAAATTGAAGAACGTTTAAAAAAAGAAACTAAAATACCTGTTTTCCATGATGACCAACACGGTACTGCTATTGTTACAGTAGCAGGATTAATTAATGCGCTTAGAATTGTTGATAAAGATTTATCAGATATTAAAGTAGTCTTAAATGGAGCGGGTGCTGCAGGCATTGCTATCGTTAAATTACTTTATTCTTATGGTGTACGTGAAATGGTAATGTGTGATTCAAGAGGAGCAATTTATGAAGGCCGTTCAGCTGGCATGAATGATACTAAAGAATATGTAGCTAAATGGACAAATAGAGATAAAGTAGATGGTAAACTTGAAGATGTTATTAAAGATGCAGATGTCTTTATCGGTGTTTCTGTAGCTAATTTACTATCAAAAGAAATGGTTAAATCTATGGCTGATGATCCAATTATTTTTGCAATGGCTAACCCTGACCCAGAAATCAATCCTAATGATGCAAAAGAAGCTGGTGCAAAAGTTATCGGTACGGGTCGTTCAGATTTTCCAAACCAAATTAACAATGTGTTAGCTTTCCCAGGAATTTTTAGAGGGGCATTAGATGTAGAAGCTACTCAAATTAATGAACAAATGAAAAGAGCTGCCGTTGAAGCAATTGCTGATTTAATTAAACCAGAAGAATTAAACCCAGATTATTGTATCCCAGCACCTTTCGATAGTAGAGTTGCACCATCAGTAGCTAGAGAAGTTGCTAAAGCTGCAATGGAATCAGGCGTAGCTAGAACTGAAGTTGACCCTGAAGAAATTTATAATAAAACAATAAAATTAACCGAAATAAACTCAAAATAA
- the accD gene encoding acetyl-CoA carboxylase, carboxyltransferase subunit beta translates to MFKDFFNRSSKKKKYVTVSDSKQSDVPAGIMTKCPKCKKIMYTKELSENLNVCFNCDHHIALTAYKRIEAISDENTFEEFDKGMTSANPLDFPSYEEKVQKDQQKTELNEAVVTGTAKLEGIEFGVAVMDARFRMGSMGAVVGEKICRIIEYCTEHRLPFILFSASGGARMQEGIISLMQMGKTSVSLKKHANAGLLYISYLTNPTTGGVSASFASVGDINISEPKALIGFAGRRVIEQTINEKLPDDFQTAEFLLEHGQLDKVVHRKEMKETLANILKMHQEVKNNA, encoded by the coding sequence ATGTTTAAAGATTTTTTTAATCGTAGTAGTAAAAAGAAAAAGTATGTAACTGTATCGGATTCGAAACAGAGTGATGTACCAGCAGGTATCATGACGAAGTGTCCAAAATGTAAAAAGATAATGTATACAAAAGAATTATCCGAGAATTTAAATGTATGTTTCAATTGTGACCATCATATCGCACTTACTGCTTATAAAAGAATCGAAGCTATTTCAGATGAAAATACATTTGAGGAATTTGACAAAGGTATGACTTCTGCAAATCCATTAGATTTTCCTAGTTATGAAGAAAAAGTGCAAAAAGATCAGCAAAAAACTGAACTTAACGAAGCAGTTGTTACTGGTACCGCTAAGTTAGAAGGTATAGAATTTGGCGTAGCAGTTATGGATGCTAGATTTAGAATGGGTAGTATGGGTGCAGTTGTTGGTGAAAAAATTTGCCGTATTATAGAATATTGTACTGAGCATCGTTTACCTTTTATTCTATTTTCTGCTAGTGGTGGTGCTAGAATGCAAGAAGGTATTATCTCATTAATGCAAATGGGTAAGACAAGTGTGTCATTAAAAAAACATGCTAATGCAGGTTTATTATATATTTCATATTTAACTAATCCAACTACTGGTGGCGTATCTGCAAGTTTTGCTTCAGTTGGAGATATAAATATTAGTGAACCAAAAGCTTTAATTGGTTTTGCTGGTAGACGTGTCATTGAACAAACAATTAATGAAAAATTACCGGATGATTTCCAAACTGCAGAATTTCTATTAGAACATGGTCAATTAGATAAAGTCGTTCATAGAAAAGAAATGAAAGAAACTTTAGCTAATATTTTAAAAATGCACCAAGAGGTGAAAAACAATGCTTGA
- a CDS encoding acetyl-CoA carboxylase carboxyltransferase subunit alpha: MLDFEKPLYEIKNKIESLKESQEKNDVDLQEEIDMLEASLDRETHKVYTNLKPWDRVQLARLQERPTSLDYIPLIFDSFIELHGDRNFRDDPAMIGGIGYLNGQAVTVVGQQRGKDTKDNIYRNFGMAHPEGYRKALRLMKQAEKFNRPIFTFIDTKGAYPGKAAEERGQSESIARNLVEMASLTVPVISIVIGEGGSGGALGLGITNKILMLENSTYSVISPEGASALLWKDSNLAKIAAETMKITAKDLQELNVADDVVEEPLGGAHHDVELQAQNIKAKFEQYLTELNKMNGEELVEDRYEKFRNIGSFHE, encoded by the coding sequence ATGCTTGATTTTGAGAAGCCACTTTATGAAATTAAAAATAAAATAGAATCGTTAAAAGAATCTCAAGAAAAAAATGATGTAGACTTACAAGAAGAAATTGATATGTTAGAGGCATCATTAGATAGAGAAACGCATAAAGTTTATACTAATTTAAAACCTTGGGACCGTGTGCAATTGGCTAGGTTACAAGAAAGACCGACGTCATTAGATTACATCCCATTAATTTTTGACTCATTCATTGAATTACATGGTGATCGTAATTTTAGAGATGATCCTGCTATGATTGGAGGCATTGGCTATTTAAATGGTCAAGCCGTGACTGTAGTCGGACAACAAAGAGGTAAAGATACTAAAGATAATATTTATCGTAACTTTGGTATGGCACATCCAGAAGGCTATAGAAAAGCGTTGCGTCTAATGAAACAGGCGGAGAAATTTAATAGACCTATTTTTACATTTATAGATACTAAAGGTGCATATCCAGGTAAAGCAGCCGAAGAACGTGGCCAAAGTGAATCTATTGCTAGAAACTTAGTTGAAATGGCGTCATTAACAGTACCAGTTATTTCGATTGTTATTGGTGAAGGTGGAAGTGGTGGCGCACTTGGATTAGGTATTACTAACAAAATTCTAATGCTTGAAAATAGTACTTATTCGGTTATATCTCCGGAAGGTGCCTCAGCGTTACTGTGGAAAGATAGTAATTTAGCTAAAATAGCCGCAGAAACTATGAAAATAACGGCTAAAGATTTACAAGAACTAAATGTTGCTGATGATGTTGTTGAAGAACCACTTGGTGGTGCACATCATGATGTTGAATTACAGGCGCAAAATATTAAAGCAAAATTCGAACAATATTTAACTGAATTGAATAAGATGAACGGTGAAGAACTTGTTGAAGACCGTTATGAAAAATTCAGAAATATTGGATCATTTCATGAATAA
- the pfkA gene encoding 6-phosphofructokinase, translating into MKKIAVLTSGGDSPGMNAAVRAVVRKAIYNNIEVYGVYQGYQGLLNDDIKKLELGSVGDTIQRGGTFLYSARCPEFKEADVRKKGIENLRKRGIEGLVVIGGDGSYRGAQRISEECSEIQTIGVPGTIDNDINGTDFTIGFDTALNTIIESVDKIRDTASSHARTFIIEVMGRDCGDLALWAGMSVGAETIIIPEVKTEIKEVAERIDHGIRRGKKHSIVMVAEGVMSGESCAQELAKYINVDARVSVLGHIQRGGSPTGADRVLASRLGGYAVELLMNGETARGVGIKNNDLTSTSFDDIFIAEAHKFDHNIYNLTKELSI; encoded by the coding sequence ATGAAAAAAATTGCGGTTTTAACTAGTGGTGGAGACTCACCTGGAATGAATGCGGCAGTAAGAGCTGTTGTTCGTAAAGCGATATATAATAATATTGAAGTTTACGGCGTGTATCAAGGATATCAAGGGTTATTAAACGATGATATTAAGAAACTAGAACTAGGTTCAGTTGGTGATACGATTCAACGTGGTGGTACATTTTTATACTCTGCAAGATGTCCAGAATTTAAAGAAGCAGATGTACGTAAAAAAGGCATTGAAAATTTACGTAAAAGAGGCATTGAGGGTCTAGTAGTTATTGGTGGAGATGGAAGCTACAGAGGTGCTCAACGTATTAGTGAAGAATGCTCTGAAATTCAAACTATCGGTGTACCAGGTACAATAGATAATGACATCAATGGTACTGATTTTACAATTGGCTTTGATACAGCATTAAATACTATAATTGAATCAGTAGATAAAATTAGAGACACAGCTTCTAGTCACGCTAGAACATTTATTATCGAAGTTATGGGTCGTGACTGTGGTGACCTAGCTTTATGGGCTGGTATGTCAGTCGGTGCTGAAACCATCATTATTCCAGAAGTTAAAACTGAAATAAAAGAAGTAGCAGAACGTATTGACCATGGTATCAGGCGTGGTAAAAAACATTCTATCGTTATGGTTGCTGAAGGCGTAATGTCAGGTGAATCATGTGCCCAAGAATTAGCGAAGTACATCAATGTTGATGCACGCGTTTCAGTATTGGGGCACATTCAACGTGGAGGTAGCCCAACAGGCGCTGATAGAGTTTTAGCATCGCGTTTAGGAGGTTATGCTGTTGAATTATTGATGAATGGAGAAACAGCAAGAGGTGTAGGCATCAAGAACAACGATTTAACGAGCACATCATTTGATGATATTTTTATAGCAGAAGCGCATAAATTTGATCACAATATTTACAATTTAACTAAAGAACTATCTATTTAA
- the pyk gene encoding pyruvate kinase — MRKTKIVCTIGPASESEEMLEKLMKAGMNVARLNFSHGDFDEHQARIDTIREVSARLGKTVAILLDTKGPEIRTHNMKDGAIELEKGTEVIVSMTEVEGTPEKFSVTYDNLINDVDEGSYILLDDGLIELQVKQIDKEKGEVLCDVLNTGELKNKKGVNLPGVKVNLPGITDKDAEDIKFGIRQGVDFIAASFVRRPSDVLDIRKLLEEHKNDTISIIPKIENQEGIDNIEEILEVSDGLMVARGDMGVEIPPESVPMVQKDLIRKCNKLGKPVITATQMLDSMQRNPRATRAEASDVANAIYDGTDAVMLSGETAAGSYPEEAVKTMRNIAVSAEAAQDYKQLLSDRTKLVETSLVNAIGVSVAHTALNLSVKAIVAATESGSTARTISKYRPKSDIIAVTPSAETARQCALVWGVYPVVKQGRKTTDALLNNAVATAVETERVQNGDLIIITAGVPTGEKGTTNMMKLHLVGDEIASGQGVGRNSVVGKTLVANSASELEGVDLSDKVIVTTSVDETLVPYIEQALGLITEENGITSPSAIVGLEKGIPTIVGVENATTELQSDNLVTVDANQGKVFEGYANVL; from the coding sequence ATGAGAAAAACAAAAATTGTATGTACGATTGGACCAGCATCAGAATCTGAAGAAATGTTAGAAAAATTAATGAAAGCTGGTATGAACGTTGCCAGATTGAACTTTTCACACGGTGACTTTGATGAACATCAAGCACGTATTGACACTATCAGAGAAGTTTCTGCACGTTTAGGTAAAACTGTAGCTATTTTACTTGATACTAAAGGCCCAGAAATCCGTACTCATAACATGAAAGACGGTGCTATTGAATTAGAAAAAGGAACAGAAGTTATCGTTAGTATGACTGAAGTTGAAGGTACTCCAGAAAAATTCTCTGTAACTTACGACAACTTAATTAATGACGTTGACGAAGGTTCTTATATCTTATTAGATGATGGATTAATTGAACTACAAGTTAAACAAATTGATAAAGAAAAAGGCGAAGTGCTTTGTGATGTATTAAATACTGGGGAACTTAAAAATAAAAAAGGTGTTAACTTACCTGGTGTAAAAGTTAACTTACCTGGTATCACTGATAAAGATGCTGAAGATATTAAATTTGGTATTAGACAAGGTGTAGACTTTATCGCAGCAAGCTTCGTACGTCGTCCAAGTGACGTGTTAGACATTCGCAAATTATTAGAAGAACACAAAAACGATACAATTAGCATTATTCCTAAAATTGAAAACCAAGAAGGTATCGACAACATTGAAGAAATTTTAGAAGTATCTGATGGTTTAATGGTAGCTCGTGGTGACATGGGTGTTGAAATTCCACCAGAATCAGTACCAATGGTACAAAAAGATTTAATTAGAAAATGTAACAAACTAGGTAAACCAGTTATTACTGCAACTCAAATGTTAGATTCTATGCAACGTAATCCACGTGCAACTCGTGCAGAAGCAAGTGACGTTGCTAACGCAATTTATGACGGTACAGATGCAGTTATGTTATCAGGTGAAACTGCAGCCGGATCATATCCAGAAGAAGCTGTTAAAACAATGAGAAATATTGCTGTTTCAGCTGAAGCTGCACAAGATTATAAACAATTATTATCTGACCGTACAAAATTAGTTGAAACATCATTAGTTAACGCAATCGGTGTATCAGTTGCACATACAGCACTAAACTTAAGCGTAAAAGCTATCGTTGCAGCAACTGAAAGTGGTTCTACTGCACGTACAATTTCAAAATATAGACCAAAATCAGACATTATTGCTGTAACTCCAAGTGCTGAAACTGCACGTCAATGTGCTTTAGTATGGGGCGTTTATCCAGTAGTAAAACAAGGTCGTAAAACTACCGATGCATTGTTAAATAACGCAGTTGCAACAGCAGTTGAAACTGAAAGAGTACAAAATGGTGACTTAATTATTATCACTGCTGGTGTACCTACAGGTGAAAAAGGTACTACTAACATGATGAAATTACATTTAGTAGGCGATGAAATCGCAAGTGGACAAGGCGTTGGTCGTAATTCAGTAGTGGGTAAAACATTAGTAGCTAATAGTGCAAGTGAACTTGAAGGTGTAGACTTATCAGATAAAGTTATCGTTACTACATCAGTAGACGAAACTTTAGTTCCTTATATTGAGCAAGCATTAGGCTTAATTACTGAAGAAAATGGTATTACATCACCAAGTGCAATCGTTGGATTAGAAAAAGGTATTCCAACAATTGTTGGTGTTGAAAATGCTACAACTGAATTACAAAGCGATAACTTAGTCACTGTTGATGCTAACCAAGGTAAAGTATTCGAAGGTTATGCTAACGTACTATAA